In one Thermosipho ferrireducens genomic region, the following are encoded:
- a CDS encoding UDP-N-acetylmuramoyl-L-alanyl-D-glutamate--2,6-diaminopimelate ligase, with amino-acid sequence MNISTLLDLLQPLILKVNCDNNLEISHISSDSREVREGTLFICREGYSFDSHAIIDKVYQQGATAFIVEKDVSKEFPHIQVVDSRIAEAVLAGEFYGKPYEKLITFGVTGTNGKTTCVHLFHHVMHMFGNRGSISGTVMNDIMGDKFYHQNTTPSAIEILRNMAKTLNDGGEYYGMEVSSHALDQYRVESIRYDIVGLTNITRDHLDFHITFENYKRAKLHIIDLLKPNGIAVINYDYFSDVRNGNLRIITFGTNSKAHYVIKDVNTNWSGTNFILETPYGAKRVYTQLIGGYNAYNVTLVIAGLVEIGYDIDEVIEAVKTFRGVDGRFEVIPEAKKLGIEVVIDFAHTPDALEKVIISLRKLSKGRIIVVFGAGGQSDKGKRPMMGEIVSKYADITIVTTDDPRGEDPREIISDIEKGLIPNSLHLSIIDRKEAIDTAITLANKGDVVLIAGRGHEPYQVFDDHRKIHFKDRDVAMDIILHKINKGEKSFR; translated from the coding sequence TTGAATATTTCCACCCTTTTAGATTTGTTACAGCCTCTTATTTTAAAAGTTAATTGTGATAATAACTTAGAGATTTCTCACATTTCTTCGGATTCTCGAGAGGTGAGAGAGGGGACGCTTTTTATATGTCGTGAAGGATATTCTTTTGACTCCCATGCGATAATAGATAAAGTGTACCAGCAAGGAGCTACAGCCTTCATAGTTGAAAAGGATGTTTCAAAAGAATTTCCACATATTCAGGTTGTTGATTCAAGAATTGCAGAGGCAGTTTTAGCAGGTGAGTTTTATGGAAAACCTTATGAAAAACTTATTACTTTTGGTGTTACTGGAACAAATGGTAAAACTACATGTGTGCATTTATTTCATCATGTAATGCATATGTTTGGAAACAGAGGAAGTATTAGCGGAACAGTGATGAATGACATCATGGGAGATAAGTTTTATCATCAAAATACCACACCAAGTGCCATTGAAATTCTTAGAAACATGGCAAAAACGTTGAATGATGGAGGAGAATATTATGGAATGGAAGTTTCTTCCCATGCACTTGATCAGTATAGGGTTGAAAGTATAAGATACGATATTGTTGGATTAACTAATATTACCAGGGATCACTTGGATTTTCATATTACTTTTGAAAATTATAAGAGAGCGAAGCTCCATATTATTGATTTGCTTAAACCTAACGGAATAGCGGTAATAAACTATGATTATTTTAGTGATGTAAGAAACGGTAATTTGCGCATAATAACTTTTGGAACAAATAGTAAAGCACATTACGTGATAAAGGATGTTAACACTAATTGGTCAGGTACAAATTTTATTCTTGAAACACCTTATGGGGCTAAAAGAGTTTATACACAACTAATAGGAGGATACAATGCCTACAATGTAACCCTGGTTATTGCTGGTCTTGTTGAAATCGGTTATGATATAGATGAAGTAATAGAAGCTGTGAAAACCTTTAGAGGCGTGGATGGACGGTTTGAAGTGATTCCAGAAGCGAAAAAACTGGGAATAGAAGTGGTAATTGATTTTGCCCATACACCAGATGCCCTGGAAAAGGTTATAATATCTTTGAGAAAGCTTTCAAAAGGAAGGATAATAGTAGTTTTTGGTGCAGGGGGCCAATCAGATAAAGGAAAAAGACCAATGATGGGGGAGATAGTTTCAAAATATGCTGATATAACCATTGTAACAACCGATGATCCAAGGGGGGAAGATCCAAGAGAAATAATCAGTGATATTGAGAAAGGATTGATTCCAAACAGTTTACATTTATCTATTATCGATAGGAAAGAGGCCATAGATACTGCTATAACGCTTGCGAATAAAGGAGACGTTGTTCTTATAGCCGGGCGTGGTCATGAACCTTATCAGGTTTTTGATGATCACCGAAAAATCCATTTTAAAGATAGAGATGTTGCCATGGATATAATTCTTCATAAAATAAATAAGGGAGAAAAAAGTTTTAGATGA
- a CDS encoding phospho-N-acetylmuramoyl-pentapeptide-transferase yields MEAYFIGLSFVLAAILYPLFIRMLKIKNIGQYIREEGPDLHNYKTGTPTAGGILFILISVLFGVILKVPLVFLLSLSLFGLIGFMDDVASIYKKDALGLKAWQKFLLQIIFAFGLVSLESTKPIFGVEVSRTLYNIFWIFVIVGASNAVNLTDGLDGLAGWVFITAILPFGFLKQDIFAIIVAAAVLSFLLYNTRPASIFMGDTGSLALGAFLATFAMHYNAEDALVFTSTIFIVETLSVIIQVSSFKLFNKRLFKMSPIHHHFELLGWKEEKIVGIFAGINLLIALTFIVYKMW; encoded by the coding sequence ATGGAAGCATATTTTATAGGTTTATCGTTTGTTCTTGCGGCGATTCTTTATCCTTTATTTATAAGGATGTTAAAGATAAAAAACATAGGTCAATATATAAGAGAAGAAGGTCCAGATCTACACAATTACAAAACAGGAACTCCCACAGCTGGGGGAATTTTGTTTATTTTAATTTCAGTATTATTCGGAGTTATATTAAAAGTTCCCCTGGTGTTTTTGCTTTCCCTATCGCTTTTCGGCCTTATTGGATTTATGGATGATGTAGCAAGTATTTATAAAAAAGATGCGTTAGGTCTCAAAGCCTGGCAAAAATTTTTATTGCAAATTATTTTTGCTTTTGGACTTGTAAGTTTAGAAAGTACAAAACCGATTTTTGGAGTAGAAGTTTCAAGAACTTTGTATAATATTTTCTGGATTTTTGTAATAGTGGGAGCTTCGAATGCTGTAAATCTTACTGATGGTTTAGATGGTTTGGCGGGCTGGGTGTTTATAACAGCTATTTTACCATTTGGATTTTTGAAACAGGACATTTTCGCAATAATAGTGGCTGCGGCAGTATTGTCTTTTTTGCTTTATAATACAAGACCAGCTTCTATTTTTATGGGAGATACTGGCTCACTTGCTCTGGGAGCGTTTCTGGCAACATTTGCAATGCATTACAACGCAGAAGACGCGTTAGTATTTACATCCACTATATTTATTGTAGAGACTCTTAGTGTTATTATACAGGTTTCTTCTTTCAAACTTTTTAATAAAAGACTATTTAAAATGTCTCCTATTCATCATCACTTTGAGCTTCTGGGATGGAAAGAGGAGAAAATTGTTGGGATATTCGCAGGAATTAACTTATTGATTGCTTTAACTTTCATTGTTTACAAGATGTGGTGA
- a CDS encoding MraY family glycosyltransferase yields the protein MVYLVTAVVNNRNLDLGLIAAFAAGFLDDMLHLTYKLKFFLGSVVAFIFVLQNDMTLFSFHGNLVYIITFFWFLAVTNGFNMVDGLNGLSTGIFIIYFLLTGNVTWIWTIFPVFLFNIYGKIFLGDSGTFFLSYMIIKFSTEISNDLLYLTIFFGYPSYEVASSFLRRIFSKKNPFLADRGHLHHVFTKKIGERLFLVMAYSLALFFGVLPHKFYSIIIYIGVCFFIYSFQRKFESGNSHFNL from the coding sequence TTGGTTTATCTTGTCACCGCAGTAGTTAACAATAGAAACCTGGATTTAGGACTTATAGCGGCTTTCGCTGCGGGATTTTTAGATGATATGTTACATTTAACGTATAAGTTAAAATTTTTTTTAGGAAGTGTTGTGGCATTTATATTTGTTTTACAAAATGACATGACTCTATTTAGTTTCCATGGAAACCTGGTATATATAATTACGTTTTTCTGGTTTCTTGCTGTAACTAATGGATTTAATATGGTTGATGGGTTAAATGGACTTTCTACCGGAATTTTTATCATTTATTTTTTATTGACGGGAAATGTGACGTGGATATGGACTATATTCCCGGTATTTTTATTTAATATTTATGGGAAGATTTTCCTTGGTGATTCAGGAACGTTTTTTCTTTCCTATATGATCATAAAATTTTCCACAGAAATAAGCAATGATCTTTTGTATCTAACAATATTTTTTGGTTATCCTTCATACGAAGTTGCTTCCAGTTTTTTGAGAAGAATATTTTCAAAGAAAAATCCATTTTTAGCAGATCGCGGACATCTGCATCATGTGTTTACAAAGAAAATTGGTGAACGTTTATTCCTGGTCATGGCGTATTCATTAGCGTTGTTTTTTGGTGTTTTACCCCATAAATTCTATAGTATCATTATCTACATTGGTGTTTGCTTTTTTATCTATTCCTTCCAGAGAAAATTTGAGAGCGGCAATAGCCACTTCAATTTGTGA
- a CDS encoding DUF1385 domain-containing protein: protein MKIGGQAIIEGVLMMGKRVAIAVRNKDGEIVTEEIGKIKKTKFLKIPFIRGLFSLFYSLYFGIKALDRSAEIATGEEMKKSETVFSFLIALVLGIGLFVILPVWITQLLGFKNNEFTFSLVDGFLRISFFLIYVWVISFFKDVKRVFQYHGAEHKTIHAFEKNEQLLPENVKKYTTIHPRCGTNFIMIFLIVAVIIFSLFGFYKPLNGLERILIRIVFIPIVASISYEFLKFFDKFKFLSFLSFPGLILQKLTTAEPDNSQIEVAIAALKFSLEGIDKKANTNVDNDTIEFMG, encoded by the coding sequence ATGAAAATAGGTGGTCAGGCAATCATTGAAGGTGTATTAATGATGGGAAAACGAGTAGCAATCGCTGTTAGAAATAAAGATGGTGAAATTGTCACTGAAGAGATAGGAAAAATCAAAAAAACAAAATTTCTTAAAATTCCGTTCATTAGAGGACTTTTCAGCCTTTTTTATTCTTTATATTTTGGCATAAAGGCCCTGGATCGCTCTGCAGAAATAGCAACGGGAGAAGAAATGAAAAAATCAGAAACAGTTTTTTCATTTCTAATAGCTTTAGTTTTAGGTATAGGACTCTTTGTTATATTACCTGTGTGGATAACACAACTTTTGGGTTTTAAAAATAACGAATTTACCTTTTCGCTCGTTGATGGTTTTCTACGAATATCTTTTTTCCTCATATACGTCTGGGTTATTTCCTTTTTTAAAGATGTAAAGAGAGTATTTCAATACCATGGAGCGGAACACAAAACTATACATGCTTTTGAAAAAAACGAACAGCTTTTACCCGAAAACGTTAAGAAATATACCACCATACATCCAAGATGTGGAACAAATTTTATAATGATATTTTTAATTGTAGCTGTTATAATTTTTAGTTTATTTGGATTTTACAAACCACTCAATGGATTGGAAAGAATATTAATCAGAATAGTGTTTATACCAATTGTTGCCTCTATATCGTATGAGTTTTTAAAATTTTTTGACAAATTCAAATTCCTGAGTTTTTTATCATTTCCAGGACTAATCCTTCAAAAGCTTACAACTGCTGAGCCCGATAATTCACAAATTGAAGTGGCTATTGCCGCTCTCAAATTTTCTCTGGAAGGAATAGATAAAAAAGCAAACACCAATGTAGATAATGATACTATAGAATTTATGGGGTAA
- a CDS encoding stage V sporulation protein S codes for METLKVSSKSNPNKVAGAIVGSLSKNEKLELQAIGAGAVNQASKALAVARRFLSEDGKDLYAIPGFIEVEIDGETRTGISFKVYLTKKKAG; via the coding sequence ATGGAAACTCTTAAAGTTAGTTCAAAATCCAATCCTAACAAAGTTGCGGGGGCTATTGTGGGGTCACTTTCAAAAAACGAAAAACTTGAACTTCAGGCGATAGGAGCAGGTGCCGTAAACCAGGCATCTAAAGCCTTGGCAGTAGCAAGAAGATTCCTTTCAGAAGATGGTAAGGATCTTTATGCAATTCCAGGGTTTATTGAGGTTGAAATTGATGGAGAAACGAGAACGGGTATTTCATTTAAAGTATATTTAACTAAAAAGAAGGCTGGATAA
- a CDS encoding PolC-type DNA polymerase III, with amino-acid sequence MKYRFKNLKVPISHVAQKFDLKNISGTINEVLYDSRKRTLYFFVDVTESDHKKIEFLENKLSEFFKVKTNIENINHNSETLKNELLKLLNGNVPYVKDIEIYESKIIIKTFSEFSAAIIKQKLPSINNKLRKEVLIEIEEQKEKAILPSASIEAPKITGNVLPKLNKKEVKYYTPSNIDFSVKNILLQGKVFNIEVSEYGKTVLTVYITDKKNSIVAKAFDKNAIKLLELLEQNKWYFFKGTINTDKNGEMYFQIKEAFIDDSPPERIDKYPVKRIELHAHSKMSDLDAILDISDYVKKAAQWGWKAIAITDHGNVQAIPYLFEKATAAGIKPIFGTEMYVLNEEGDIVKNLDFEEEFENITFTVFDLETTGTNAKFDEIIEIGAVKYKNGKIIDKFSALIKPSKKISDFTKKLTGITNEMLENERSIQEVFPEFLRFIEGTVLVAHNAEFDYGFVREWYRKLFHKEFYYVYIDTLKLARALLKNKIKSFGLDKLVEYFNVGSFKHHRALEDATVTAEIFNKLLDLAIKRGIKTIRQLNNLKNKQRISNIRTKHVFNHITILVQNKKGLKNLYHLVSDAHIKYFKYVPFVPKNVLKKYKDGLLFGTGCENGEVFKSLTGSATDEEIIEILKDYNYVEIFPLDTISTIDREQAKEVYKRLYNLAKRLNLPVVMAGNVHYIDPEDIKGRHVLLSPKESDKPNDEDLKDKNSNYFLRTTEEMIDAAFEIFESEEIAEEVVIKNPEIINEMIENITPVKKQLNPPIIEGADEKVKRLSYQKAIEIYGKPLPEKIKERLEKELKSIIDHGYAVLYEIAHLIVKKANEDGYVVGSRGSVGSSFVAYLMGITEVNPLPPHYLCKNCKYIEFFEDVGSGYDLPDKKCPNCGTNLSKLGQDIPFEVFMGFHGDKIPDIDLNFSGEYQDKAHKYIVELFGKDNVYRAGTISTIAERSAIGYVKSYAELTGEKINKAEMRRLANMVTGVKRTTGQHPGGLMIVPKDKSVYDFTPIQYPANKKDSEMCTTHFAYESIHDDLVKLDALGHDDPTMLKLLKEYTGIDPTTIPMDDRKTLKIFSSLQPLKIKPSDLGTDVGTIGIPEFGTSFVQEMLKETRPKTFSELVRISGLSHGTDVWLNNAQEIIRSKKATLKEVISCRDDIMNYLIHHGIDESTSFKIMEKVRKGKGITEDEEKLMKKHKVPEWFINSCKKIKYLFPKAHAVAYVSMAFRIAYFKVHYPLAYYAAFFSIKGDEFNTELILRGPTHIKKRLVELKSQLKKDVKEKSEEKVLEAALEMYLRGFSFLPPDIIKSDYKKFIIENKKLRIPLNRIPGIGDNVALSIINARKEKIFTSIDDLKRRTKLSKAHLQTMKKLKLLEDLPETDQQTLF; translated from the coding sequence ATGAAATACCGCTTTAAAAATTTAAAAGTACCTATTTCTCACGTTGCACAAAAATTTGATTTAAAAAACATATCTGGAACAATCAACGAAGTTCTCTACGATTCACGGAAACGTACCCTTTATTTTTTCGTCGATGTGACTGAATCAGATCATAAGAAAATAGAATTTCTGGAAAACAAGCTGTCAGAATTTTTTAAAGTAAAAACAAATATTGAAAATATAAATCACAATTCTGAAACGCTAAAGAATGAACTTTTAAAACTTTTGAATGGAAACGTTCCATATGTGAAAGATATAGAAATTTACGAATCGAAAATAATAATTAAAACTTTCAGTGAATTTTCCGCCGCAATTATAAAACAAAAACTACCCAGTATAAATAATAAATTAAGAAAAGAAGTGTTAATAGAAATCGAGGAACAAAAAGAAAAAGCTATATTACCTTCTGCAAGTATCGAGGCCCCGAAAATCACAGGTAATGTTTTGCCAAAATTGAACAAAAAAGAAGTTAAATATTATACCCCTTCAAACATTGACTTTTCCGTCAAAAATATACTATTGCAAGGAAAAGTTTTTAACATTGAAGTGTCTGAATATGGAAAAACTGTTCTCACTGTTTATATAACAGATAAAAAAAATTCTATAGTTGCAAAAGCATTTGATAAAAATGCAATAAAGTTGCTTGAGCTATTAGAACAGAACAAATGGTACTTCTTTAAAGGAACTATAAACACAGACAAAAATGGAGAAATGTATTTTCAAATAAAAGAGGCCTTTATAGATGACTCACCTCCAGAAAGAATAGATAAATACCCGGTCAAACGGATAGAATTACATGCCCATTCGAAAATGAGCGATCTTGACGCTATTCTGGATATTTCAGACTATGTTAAAAAAGCAGCCCAATGGGGATGGAAAGCAATTGCCATAACTGATCATGGAAATGTTCAGGCAATCCCATACCTTTTTGAAAAAGCAACAGCAGCTGGAATAAAGCCAATTTTTGGAACAGAGATGTATGTTTTAAATGAAGAAGGAGATATAGTAAAAAATCTTGATTTCGAAGAAGAATTCGAAAATATTACTTTCACAGTATTCGATCTGGAAACTACTGGAACAAACGCTAAATTTGATGAAATAATAGAAATAGGTGCTGTAAAATATAAAAATGGAAAAATTATAGATAAATTTAGCGCTTTAATAAAACCTTCAAAAAAGATAAGTGACTTTACAAAAAAACTAACTGGAATAACAAATGAAATGCTTGAAAATGAACGCTCTATTCAGGAAGTTTTTCCAGAGTTTTTACGGTTCATCGAAGGTACCGTACTTGTTGCGCACAACGCAGAATTCGATTATGGATTTGTACGTGAATGGTATAGAAAGCTTTTTCACAAAGAATTCTACTACGTTTATATTGATACTTTGAAACTTGCTCGGGCATTGTTGAAAAACAAAATTAAATCATTTGGCCTCGATAAACTGGTTGAATATTTCAATGTAGGGTCATTTAAGCATCACAGAGCTCTGGAAGATGCTACTGTCACAGCAGAAATATTCAATAAGTTACTTGATTTAGCCATTAAACGAGGTATAAAAACTATTAGACAACTAAATAATCTAAAAAATAAGCAAAGGATATCAAACATCAGAACAAAACACGTTTTTAATCATATAACCATTCTTGTTCAAAATAAAAAAGGGCTCAAAAATCTTTACCATTTAGTTTCCGATGCACATATTAAATACTTTAAATACGTTCCTTTCGTTCCAAAAAATGTTTTGAAAAAATATAAAGACGGTCTATTATTTGGAACAGGTTGTGAAAATGGCGAAGTATTTAAAAGTTTAACAGGTTCTGCTACTGATGAAGAAATAATAGAAATACTCAAAGATTACAACTATGTTGAAATATTTCCTTTAGATACAATTTCAACTATTGATAGAGAGCAAGCAAAAGAAGTCTATAAAAGACTGTATAATTTGGCAAAGCGGTTAAATTTACCCGTTGTAATGGCTGGAAATGTTCACTACATAGATCCCGAAGATATAAAAGGACGGCATGTTCTTTTATCTCCCAAAGAAAGCGACAAGCCGAATGATGAAGATCTTAAAGACAAAAATTCAAATTATTTCCTCAGAACCACCGAAGAAATGATAGACGCAGCGTTTGAAATATTTGAAAGTGAAGAAATAGCTGAAGAAGTAGTCATAAAAAATCCTGAGATAATAAATGAAATGATTGAAAATATTACTCCTGTAAAGAAACAGTTAAATCCCCCCATCATCGAAGGAGCTGATGAAAAAGTAAAAAGGTTATCATACCAAAAAGCCATAGAGATTTACGGTAAGCCTTTGCCTGAAAAAATCAAGGAGAGACTGGAAAAAGAACTTAAAAGCATAATAGATCACGGCTATGCTGTTCTTTACGAAATTGCCCATCTAATAGTTAAAAAAGCAAACGAAGATGGATACGTCGTTGGTTCAAGAGGTTCTGTTGGTTCGTCTTTTGTTGCCTACTTAATGGGAATAACTGAAGTAAATCCGCTTCCACCACATTATCTCTGCAAAAATTGCAAATATATAGAGTTTTTTGAAGATGTTGGTTCTGGCTATGACTTGCCAGATAAAAAATGCCCAAATTGTGGCACTAACCTTTCAAAACTTGGTCAAGATATACCTTTTGAGGTCTTCATGGGATTCCACGGAGATAAAATTCCTGACATAGACCTAAATTTTTCCGGTGAATATCAGGATAAGGCTCATAAATACATTGTTGAATTATTTGGAAAAGACAATGTTTACAGAGCAGGTACAATAAGCACCATTGCGGAAAGAAGTGCTATCGGCTATGTAAAATCTTATGCGGAATTAACCGGAGAAAAAATAAACAAAGCAGAAATGCGTAGACTTGCCAATATGGTCACAGGAGTAAAAAGAACAACAGGGCAGCATCCAGGTGGATTAATGATAGTTCCAAAAGATAAATCTGTATACGATTTTACTCCTATACAATATCCTGCTAATAAAAAAGATTCTGAAATGTGTACAACACATTTTGCTTACGAATCTATCCATGATGATTTAGTAAAGTTAGATGCGCTTGGTCACGATGATCCAACTATGCTTAAATTACTAAAGGAATACACAGGAATAGATCCGACTACTATCCCAATGGATGATAGAAAAACACTGAAAATTTTCTCCTCTCTTCAACCATTAAAGATCAAACCATCAGATTTAGGAACGGACGTTGGTACAATTGGAATACCAGAATTTGGAACAAGTTTTGTTCAAGAGATGTTAAAAGAAACTCGGCCCAAAACATTTTCAGAATTAGTGAGAATTTCCGGGCTTTCTCACGGTACTGACGTCTGGCTCAACAACGCCCAGGAAATTATACGTTCAAAGAAAGCAACATTAAAAGAGGTTATATCCTGCCGTGATGACATTATGAACTATCTTATCCACCACGGAATTGATGAATCAACTTCTTTCAAGATCATGGAAAAAGTAAGAAAAGGGAAAGGAATAACAGAAGACGAAGAAAAATTAATGAAAAAACACAAAGTTCCTGAATGGTTCATAAATTCCTGTAAAAAAATTAAATATTTATTCCCTAAAGCCCATGCAGTTGCATATGTAAGCATGGCTTTTAGAATAGCTTATTTCAAAGTTCATTATCCTTTAGCTTACTATGCTGCCTTTTTTTCAATAAAAGGTGACGAGTTTAACACTGAACTAATTTTAAGAGGTCCAACCCACATAAAAAAACGATTAGTCGAACTAAAATCTCAACTGAAAAAAGACGTTAAAGAAAAGAGCGAAGAAAAAGTTTTAGAAGCTGCTCTGGAGATGTATTTGAGAGGATTCTCGTTTTTACCACCAGATATTATAAAAAGTGATTATAAAAAATTTATTATAGAAAACAAAAAATTACGAATACCATTAAATAGAATACCTGGAATAGGAGATAATGTTGCACTTTCAATAATTAATGCTCGAAAAGAAAAAATTTTCACATCGATAGATGATTTAAAAAGAAGAACAAAACTAAGTAAAGCACATTTACAGACAATGAAAAAATTAAAACTGTTAGAGGATCTACCAGAAACAGATCAACAAACATTGTTCTAA
- the ruvC gene encoding crossover junction endodeoxyribonuclease RuvC, which produces MKILGIDPGYGILGFGILEVIKNKIRHVEHGVITTPKNFSVPRRMELIYNRLLDIIKKHSPDVCAMEKLFFYRNVTTAIHVGEARGVVLLALAQNKIPLKEFTPYQVKNNVTGYGRADKKQVQKMMKILLNLDEIPQPDDAADALAVAWCIAVEGGITK; this is translated from the coding sequence ATGAAAATATTAGGCATAGATCCAGGCTATGGAATATTAGGTTTCGGAATCCTTGAAGTCATAAAAAATAAAATAAGACATGTTGAACATGGTGTAATAACAACCCCCAAAAATTTCTCCGTTCCCAGGCGAATGGAACTTATTTATAACAGATTATTAGATATAATAAAAAAACATTCTCCAGATGTATGCGCAATGGAAAAGTTGTTTTTTTATAGGAATGTAACAACCGCCATACACGTCGGAGAAGCACGCGGAGTTGTACTTCTTGCACTTGCTCAAAACAAAATACCTTTAAAAGAATTTACTCCTTATCAAGTAAAAAACAATGTTACTGGTTACGGGAGAGCAGACAAAAAGCAAGTCCAGAAAATGATGAAAATACTTTTAAATCTCGATGAAATTCCACAGCCAGATGACGCTGCAGATGCTTTAGCAGTAGCGTGGTGTATCGCGGTTGAAGGAGGAATAACTAAATGA
- a CDS encoding MFS transporter — MELSTAFYHFIADFTNAFAKPLAPYFIEKFGLDNKTFASLIALLGGITSLVQIFFGAYFDKKSRDGLYIVFIVVLELIFISFLGIFNSFFLTFLIITIVRLLNSAFHPVSAGFAGRHNKGKNVAFFSIAGTFGAALGPVFITSYVKYANITELYFVTIPLIFITLLFSGKLLKYKKEHNLKHKKLSIKGDLFKLLPIFALVTGRSFSMDVFHTYIPIYMNEVSKSLVIGGSVLTMGMIFGVITNYLGTMVLEKTNEKLTNSIGLVGMAVSGLSFVFIPQISVKVLMFILYDGFSFFTMSSNIVAAQKLLPGKKALASSISMGFSWAIGSFLSSGYSAIFGNNVMFMMLSASFSAIIVLITYHLLTVKIQK; from the coding sequence ATGGAACTTTCCACCGCTTTTTATCACTTTATAGCAGATTTCACCAACGCATTTGCAAAACCATTAGCCCCGTATTTTATTGAAAAATTTGGCCTGGACAATAAAACTTTTGCCAGTTTAATTGCACTCTTAGGTGGAATAACTTCCCTTGTACAGATTTTTTTTGGGGCTTACTTTGATAAAAAATCACGTGATGGATTATATATCGTTTTCATAGTAGTTCTTGAATTAATTTTTATCAGCTTTCTTGGAATATTTAATTCATTTTTTCTAACATTTCTTATAATTACCATAGTCCGTCTATTAAATTCAGCTTTTCACCCTGTCAGTGCTGGCTTTGCTGGTAGACACAACAAAGGAAAAAATGTCGCTTTCTTTTCAATAGCTGGTACATTTGGCGCCGCACTTGGACCGGTATTTATAACATCTTATGTAAAATATGCTAATATAACAGAACTCTATTTTGTAACAATTCCTCTTATTTTTATAACATTGCTTTTTTCAGGGAAACTTTTAAAATACAAAAAAGAGCATAATTTAAAGCATAAAAAGCTTTCAATAAAAGGAGATTTGTTTAAATTGCTGCCAATTTTTGCACTTGTTACTGGAAGAAGCTTTTCTATGGATGTCTTTCACACTTATATACCTATCTACATGAACGAAGTAAGTAAATCTCTAGTAATAGGCGGCTCTGTTCTAACGATGGGAATGATCTTTGGTGTCATAACAAACTATCTTGGAACCATGGTTCTGGAAAAAACTAATGAAAAGCTTACAAACAGTATAGGATTAGTTGGCATGGCAGTCTCGGGTTTATCCTTTGTGTTCATACCCCAAATTTCTGTAAAAGTGTTAATGTTCATACTTTACGACGGTTTTAGCTTTTTCACAATGTCATCGAACATTGTAGCTGCTCAAAAGCTCCTTCCAGGAAAAAAAGCACTCGCTTCCTCAATATCCATGGGGTTTTCATGGGCAATTGGAAGTTTCCTCTCCAGTGGATATTCTGCTATTTTTGGAAACAACGTTATGTTTATGATGCTCTCGGCCAGTTTTTCCGCTATAATTGTATTAATAACCTACCATTTACTTACTGTCAAAATTCAAAAATAG
- the rplU gene encoding 50S ribosomal protein L21, whose product MYAIVESGGKQYRVEPGKVFFTERLVGKSEGETVTFDRVLMVKTDDGKTLVGKPYLDNVEIVGSVIEHGRARKVIVMKYRPRKNYRRNLGHRQWYTAVKVEKIEIK is encoded by the coding sequence GTGTACGCGATTGTGGAAAGCGGTGGCAAACAGTATCGAGTTGAGCCAGGAAAAGTATTTTTTACAGAAAGACTTGTTGGAAAGTCAGAAGGTGAAACGGTTACTTTTGACAGAGTGTTGATGGTGAAAACAGATGACGGAAAAACCCTGGTAGGAAAACCTTACCTGGATAATGTTGAGATTGTTGGATCTGTTATAGAACATGGCAGAGCCAGGAAGGTTATTGTTATGAAATATAGGCCAAGAAAGAATTACAGACGAAACCTGGGGCATCGTCAGTGGTATACAGCAGTGAAAGTGGAGAAGATTGAAATAAAATGA
- a CDS encoding ribosomal-processing cysteine protease Prp, whose amino-acid sequence MIKCVFVKRGFFEKFEITGHSLYAKKGEDIVCAAVSTVVQHTARFLKKNGAKVKVDEGYLLVKDIVNNEISQIFVEELFQTLQDLQSQYPKYVKVEVKHNEN is encoded by the coding sequence ATGATAAAGTGTGTATTTGTAAAACGTGGGTTTTTTGAAAAGTTTGAAATAACGGGGCATTCTTTGTATGCTAAAAAAGGAGAAGATATAGTTTGTGCAGCGGTTAGTACAGTTGTACAGCATACCGCAAGATTTTTGAAAAAAAATGGAGCTAAAGTCAAAGTTGATGAGGGATATTTATTGGTAAAAGATATAGTTAACAATGAAATATCGCAGATATTTGTTGAAGAACTTTTTCAAACGTTGCAGGATTTACAGTCTCAATATCCAAAATATGTTAAGGTGGAGGTGAAGCATAATGAGAATTAA